Proteins found in one Dehalococcoidales bacterium genomic segment:
- a CDS encoding ABC transporter ATP-binding protein translates to MLVLNNIEVAYLNVIRVLHGVSMTVEEGAIVALLGANGAGKSTTLKAISGLLHIEEGEVTDGSIQWNGERIDRKSAEEIGKLGIIQALEGRRVFGHLTAEENLLVGAYHRTDRTAVKGDLEMVYGYFPRLKDLRRGIAGYLSGGEQQMLVIGRAMMAAPKLMMLDEPSLGLAPLLVEEIYNIIERFNTESGTSVLLVEQNVRIALSIAHTGYVMENGRIVLDGTADFLKNNEDVKEFYMGLSTVGTRKSYREVKHYKRRKRWL, encoded by the coding sequence TACTGCACGGTGTCTCAATGACCGTTGAGGAGGGGGCGATTGTTGCCCTGCTCGGGGCGAACGGTGCCGGTAAGAGTACCACGCTCAAGGCAATCTCCGGCCTTCTTCACATTGAAGAAGGCGAGGTAACCGACGGCAGTATCCAGTGGAATGGCGAGAGAATCGACAGGAAGAGTGCCGAAGAGATAGGTAAACTCGGCATTATCCAGGCGCTTGAAGGCCGTCGGGTCTTCGGGCATCTTACCGCCGAGGAGAACCTGCTCGTCGGAGCATATCATCGTACCGACCGCACTGCCGTGAAGGGTGACCTGGAGATGGTCTACGGCTACTTCCCGAGGCTGAAGGACCTGCGGCGCGGCATCGCCGGCTATCTTTCCGGGGGTGAGCAGCAGATGCTGGTCATCGGTCGTGCCATGATGGCTGCCCCCAAATTGATGATGCTCGATGAACCGTCCCTGGGTCTGGCACCCCTCCTGGTCGAGGAGATATACAATATCATCGAGCGGTTCAATACTGAGTCCGGGACGTCGGTGCTCCTCGTCGAGCAGAACGTCAGAATTGCCCTGAGCATTGCTCACACCGGCTATGTTATGGAGAACGGCCGGATTGTCCTGGACGGCACGGCGGACTTCCTCAAGAACAACGAGGATGTCAAGGAGTTCTACATGGGGCTCTCCACGGTGGGTACCAGGAAAAGCTACCGGGAAGTGAAGCACTACAAGAGGCGAAAACGATGGCTCTAA
- a CDS encoding AMP-binding protein: protein MALKSGGQYYDELETMTAEERRTYLNGKLREAVDHACHNAPAAREMLDRAGVQPTDIQTIEDLEKLPITRKTDLIELQKTRPPYGGFLAIPPEDVERIFISPGPIYEPLHSGSIEWFARSFYAAGFRKGDIVINTFTYHLSPAGVLFHEALRDCGATVVVTGTGNTDIQVRTMLDLKVTGFVGTPSFLMTLIRRAEEMGHDFRRDFVLERAWFTGEPLSPSVRKTLEEDYTINTCQAYAVTEPGGALAYECPEKSGMHFMDDYVIEIVDHETGKQLGPGEIGEIVVTPVHNRAWGIIRFGTGDMSSYITEPCPCGRSSNRLVGIVGRTGDAVKVRGMFVVTRQVEEAVLGIEAVSRFQVVVSREGQRDYMALRVELKNKDIDRDALTAELNERVQNVCRVRVDRVEFVALGSIPEDQSRIVDPRKWD from the coding sequence ATGGCTCTAAAATCTGGCGGGCAGTATTACGATGAACTGGAGACTATGACCGCCGAGGAAAGACGGACGTATCTCAACGGGAAGCTGCGCGAGGCGGTCGACCATGCCTGCCACAACGCGCCTGCGGCGCGTGAAATGCTGGACCGCGCCGGGGTTCAACCCACAGATATTCAAACGATAGAGGACCTGGAGAAGCTGCCCATCACCCGGAAGACGGACCTGATTGAGCTACAGAAGACCAGGCCTCCGTACGGCGGTTTCCTGGCGATACCGCCGGAAGATGTAGAGCGGATATTCATCTCTCCCGGTCCGATATACGAGCCGCTGCACAGCGGGTCCATCGAGTGGTTTGCCAGGTCCTTCTACGCCGCCGGTTTCAGGAAGGGTGATATTGTCATCAATACCTTCACCTATCACCTGTCCCCCGCCGGTGTTCTGTTCCACGAGGCTTTGAGGGATTGCGGGGCCACCGTGGTCGTCACCGGTACCGGTAACACCGATATCCAGGTCCGGACAATGCTCGACCTCAAGGTCACCGGGTTTGTCGGTACGCCTTCTTTCCTGATGACCCTCATCCGCAGGGCGGAGGAGATGGGGCATGACTTCCGTCGGGACTTCGTACTGGAGCGTGCCTGGTTCACCGGTGAACCCCTGTCACCGTCGGTGAGGAAAACCCTCGAAGAGGACTACACCATCAATACCTGCCAGGCCTACGCGGTCACCGAGCCGGGGGGTGCCCTTGCCTACGAATGCCCGGAGAAATCCGGCATGCACTTCATGGATGACTACGTGATTGAGATAGTCGACCACGAGACAGGGAAGCAGCTTGGCCCCGGTGAGATTGGGGAAATCGTGGTTACCCCGGTGCACAACAGGGCCTGGGGCATTATCCGCTTCGGCACCGGTGACATGTCTTCGTACATCACAGAACCGTGCCCGTGTGGACGGAGCTCAAACCGACTGGTAGGGATTGTCGGGCGGACCGGTGATGCCGTCAAGGTGCGGGGGATGTTTGTCGTCACCCGACAGGTTGAGGAAGCGGTGCTTGGCATCGAGGCGGTCTCGCGGTTCCAGGTTGTCGTCAGCCGTGAGGGACAGCGCGATTATATGGCGCTCAGGGTCGAACTGAAGAACAAAGATATTGACCGGGACGCACTGACTGCGGAACTGAATGAGCGCGTTCAGAATGTTTGTCGGGTAAGGGTAGACAGGGTCGAGTTCGTGGCACTGGGCAGCATCCCCGAAGACCAGTCACGGATAGTGGACCCGAGGAAGTGGGACTAA
- a CDS encoding ABC transporter ATP-binding protein, which translates to MNSENGHKVKVRIEDLSLSFGGVNALSDVSIDIKDNEILAIIGPNGAGKTCLLNCINGFYKPQKGEVYYDGRRITRIRPDRAARLGLARTFQNIELFAGLSTLDNIMAARHMLMKQNPLTGAIYFGPAHAEEIEHRRTVEDIIDFLEIEPIRKKVVGTLPYGMRKRVELGRALAMEPKVLLLDEPMAGMNLEEKEDIARFIIDIFEGQGDTYPSTPVLRDGVDCIVLIEHDMGVVMDLADRIVVLDFGQKIAEGTPEEIRTNPQVISAYLGKEE; encoded by the coding sequence ATGAACAGTGAAAACGGCCACAAGGTAAAGGTACGAATAGAGGACCTCTCCCTGTCCTTTGGCGGTGTCAATGCGCTGAGTGATGTCAGCATTGATATTAAGGACAACGAAATCCTGGCCATAATCGGCCCCAACGGTGCGGGCAAGACCTGCCTGTTGAACTGTATTAATGGGTTCTACAAGCCACAGAAAGGCGAGGTATACTACGACGGCCGCAGGATTACCAGAATCCGACCGGACAGGGCAGCCAGACTCGGCCTGGCCAGGACATTCCAGAACATCGAGCTTTTCGCCGGTCTGAGCACACTGGACAACATCATGGCCGCCCGCCACATGCTCATGAAGCAGAACCCGCTGACCGGAGCTATCTACTTCGGCCCGGCCCATGCCGAGGAGATTGAGCACCGCCGGACAGTGGAAGACATCATAGATTTTCTGGAGATAGAACCGATAAGAAAGAAGGTGGTCGGCACGCTGCCCTACGGAATGCGCAAACGAGTAGAGTTGGGCAGGGCGTTGGCTATGGAACCGAAGGTCCTCCTCCTCGATGAGCCGATGGCGGGGATGAACCTGGAAGAGAAGGAAGACATCGCCCGGTTCATCATCGATATCTTCGAAGGTCAGGGGGATACCTATCCAAGCACTCCTGTCCTCAGGGACGGCGTCGACTGCATCGTCCTGATTGAGCATGACATGGGAGTGGTCATGGACCTGGCGGACAGGATTGTGGTGCTTGATTTCGGGCAGAAGATTGCCGAGGGCACTCCCGAGGAGATAAGGACAAACCCGCAGGTGATTTCAGCCTACCTCGGTAAGGAAGAGTAA
- a CDS encoding VOC family protein, with translation MFTRIRAIHIAVNNVEETAKEYADKFGLVASQSGTLPEMGIKNALLPVGDAVFELIEPLNPGEGALANFLERRGEGVYMMALEVENLGEAVESLRARGVRMNSDDPESIAKGGPVFVHPKSTHGVLIELVEKK, from the coding sequence ATGTTTACCAGAATCCGCGCCATACACATAGCGGTCAACAATGTAGAGGAGACGGCCAAGGAATACGCCGACAAGTTCGGGCTCGTGGCGTCACAGTCCGGCACTCTGCCCGAAATGGGTATAAAGAACGCGCTATTGCCTGTTGGTGATGCTGTGTTCGAGCTAATCGAGCCTCTGAATCCCGGGGAAGGAGCCCTCGCCAATTTTCTGGAGCGTCGGGGTGAAGGTGTGTACATGATGGCTCTGGAGGTCGAGAATCTGGGCGAGGCCGTCGAGTCATTGCGGGCCAGGGGTGTACGCATGAACAGCGATGACCCGGAATCGATAGCCAAAGGTGGCCCGGTCTTTGTCCACCCGAAATCAACTCACGGGGTGCTTATCGAGCTGGTCGAAAAGAAGTAA
- a CDS encoding enoyl-CoA hydratase/isomerase family protein — MADKPRFFQVEKDGPVIIWRFSNPPQNLWNNETAAEFNDVVEDLYEAPELRVGILTSAVMEVFIQHFDVSLLVQWGDALKAGQITLPTERPAPRGVYRRGPKPVIAAINAPVAGGGLELCMACDFRFMSRAASVAQPEVGAGILPGGGGTQRMPRLIGLGRALELQLTGRPVFAEEAERIGLVTRACDPLNLMPEALEFAKILAAQPPLAVELIRRCIYEGTEMPLEEGLALESELFRETLISGDALDRMRAYVASGQDAKQAQDLLKNFEQQDSE, encoded by the coding sequence ATGGCTGACAAACCCAGGTTCTTCCAGGTGGAAAAGGATGGGCCGGTTATTATCTGGAGGTTTAGCAATCCACCGCAGAATCTCTGGAACAATGAAACGGCTGCGGAGTTCAATGACGTAGTCGAGGACTTGTACGAGGCCCCGGAATTGCGGGTAGGTATTCTCACCAGTGCGGTAATGGAGGTCTTTATCCAGCACTTTGATGTATCGCTCCTGGTGCAATGGGGCGATGCCCTCAAGGCGGGACAGATCACCTTGCCGACTGAGCGTCCGGCGCCAAGGGGCGTGTATCGGCGTGGCCCGAAGCCGGTGATTGCAGCTATCAATGCCCCGGTGGCCGGTGGTGGGCTGGAACTGTGTATGGCCTGCGATTTCCGTTTCATGTCGCGTGCCGCATCGGTGGCCCAGCCTGAGGTCGGTGCCGGAATCCTCCCCGGTGGTGGTGGAACCCAGCGTATGCCGCGACTCATCGGACTCGGCCGTGCCCTGGAACTGCAGTTGACAGGTAGACCAGTCTTCGCGGAGGAAGCGGAGCGCATCGGTCTGGTAACACGTGCCTGCGACCCGCTAAACTTGATGCCGGAAGCGCTGGAGTTCGCTAAAATACTGGCAGCCCAACCACCCTTGGCGGTCGAACTCATCCGGCGGTGCATCTATGAAGGCACAGAGATGCCCCTGGAGGAAGGCCTTGCTCTGGAGAGCGAGCTATTCCGGGAGACACTCATCAGCGGAGATGCCTTGGACAGGATGCGTGCCTATGTAGCCTCCGGACAGGATGCCAAGCAAGCGCAAGACCTATTAAAGAACTTTGAACAGCAGGATTCTGAGTAA
- a CDS encoding alpha/beta hydrolase, which translates to MPTANINGFEMYYETKGDGFPLVYVHGGFGGLGTGMGAEAPAWRDRFARYFRVITYDRRASGRSGYPEEGFTMKDFAGDILELLHYLGHDRAHILGTSAGGQITLAFGLEFPEATASLVVTDSAPWLSPDEEMKARLRERIRILNEDSPLAAYEARTTEGTVGLNLFVGRPERTEKESHAQQEAMERIREMLRQTPREERIAKYAGELRTYSGYVDWDATPQFRDIKPPTLVLYGTEDSVFPAQGSRDMARLIPDVQVKAFEGAEHGVTRFPEALDIIFSFLQQHTPGSV; encoded by the coding sequence ATGCCAACCGCGAATATCAACGGTTTCGAGATGTACTATGAGACGAAAGGAGACGGTTTCCCGCTGGTCTATGTGCACGGCGGGTTCGGTGGATTGGGTACGGGCATGGGTGCTGAAGCTCCCGCCTGGCGGGACCGCTTCGCACGGTATTTCAGGGTAATTACCTATGACCGCCGTGCTTCCGGACGTTCCGGATACCCCGAAGAAGGTTTCACTATGAAGGACTTCGCTGGTGACATTCTCGAGTTGTTACATTACCTGGGGCATGACCGCGCTCATATCCTGGGAACATCGGCCGGAGGCCAGATTACGCTTGCCTTCGGCCTCGAATTCCCCGAAGCAACCGCCAGCCTGGTCGTCACCGACTCCGCACCGTGGTTATCACCGGACGAGGAGATGAAAGCCAGGCTCCGGGAGCGTATCAGAATCCTGAACGAAGACAGCCCTCTGGCTGCCTATGAAGCCAGGACCACCGAAGGTACAGTGGGACTGAACCTGTTTGTCGGACGCCCGGAACGTACCGAAAAGGAGAGTCACGCGCAGCAGGAGGCGATGGAACGCATCCGGGAAATGTTGCGCCAGACCCCACGGGAAGAGCGCATCGCCAAGTACGCCGGTGAACTGCGCACCTATTCCGGCTATGTCGACTGGGATGCTACTCCCCAGTTCCGGGACATAAAGCCGCCCACTCTCGTTCTATACGGCACTGAGGACAGCGTCTTCCCGGCACAGGGCTCGCGCGATATGGCCAGGCTAATACCGGATGTACAGGTAAAGGCCTTCGAGGGTGCCGAGCACGGGGTCACCCGTTTCCCGGAGGCGCTTGACATTATCTTCTCATTCCTGCAGCAGCATACGCCGGGCAGCGTCTGA